In Streptomyces sp. NBC_01439, the following are encoded in one genomic region:
- the miaB gene encoding tRNA (N6-isopentenyl adenosine(37)-C2)-methylthiotransferase MiaB yields the protein MTSSDRSQAVDVKRSYEVRTYGCQMNVHDSERLSGLLEDAGYVRAPEGADGDADVVVFNTCAVRENADNKLYGNLGRLAPMKTKRPGMQIAVGGCLAQKDRDTIVKRAPWVDVVFGTHNIGKLPVLLERARIQEEAQVEIAESLEAFPSTLPTRRESAYAAWVSISVGCNNTCTFCIVPALRGKEEDRRPGDILAEVEALVAEGVSEITLLGQNVNAYGSDLGDREAFSKLLRACGQIEGLERVRFTSPHPRDFTDDVIAAMAETPNVMPQLHMPMQSGSDPILKAMRRSYRQERFLGIIEKVRAAIPHAAISTDIIVGFPGETEEDFQQTMHAVREARFANAFTFQYSKRPGTPAADMDGQIPKEVVQDRYMRLVALQEEISWEENKKQVGRTLEVMVAEGEGRKDGATHRLSGRAPDNRLVHFTKPEQEVRPGDVVTVDITYAAPHHLLAEGPTLIVRRTRAGDAWEKRNAAPAQPAGVMLGIPKLGVPAPLPVVTSGCSVPTSS from the coding sequence ATGACCAGCAGCGACCGGAGCCAGGCAGTGGACGTGAAGCGAAGCTACGAGGTGCGCACCTACGGGTGCCAGATGAACGTGCACGACTCGGAGCGGCTCTCCGGTCTGCTGGAGGACGCCGGTTACGTCCGGGCGCCCGAAGGCGCCGACGGCGACGCCGACGTCGTGGTCTTCAACACCTGCGCGGTCCGCGAGAACGCCGACAACAAGCTGTACGGCAACCTCGGCCGACTGGCCCCGATGAAGACGAAGCGCCCCGGCATGCAGATCGCCGTCGGCGGCTGCCTCGCCCAGAAGGACCGCGACACGATCGTCAAGCGGGCCCCCTGGGTCGACGTCGTCTTCGGTACGCACAACATCGGCAAGCTGCCCGTACTGCTGGAGCGCGCCCGCATCCAGGAGGAGGCGCAGGTCGAGATCGCCGAGTCGCTGGAGGCCTTCCCCTCCACGCTCCCGACCCGCCGCGAGTCCGCCTACGCCGCCTGGGTCTCGATCTCCGTCGGCTGCAACAACACCTGCACCTTCTGCATCGTCCCGGCCCTGCGCGGCAAGGAAGAGGACCGCCGGCCCGGCGACATCCTCGCCGAGGTGGAGGCCCTGGTCGCCGAGGGCGTCTCGGAGATCACCCTGCTCGGCCAGAACGTGAACGCGTACGGCTCGGACCTCGGCGACCGGGAGGCCTTCAGCAAGCTGCTGCGCGCCTGCGGCCAGATCGAGGGCCTGGAGCGGGTCCGCTTCACCTCCCCGCACCCGCGCGACTTCACGGACGACGTGATCGCGGCGATGGCCGAGACCCCGAACGTGATGCCGCAGCTGCACATGCCGATGCAGTCCGGTTCGGACCCGATCCTGAAGGCGATGCGCCGCTCGTACCGGCAGGAGCGGTTCCTCGGCATCATCGAGAAGGTCCGCGCCGCGATCCCGCACGCCGCGATCTCCACCGACATCATCGTGGGCTTCCCCGGCGAGACGGAGGAGGACTTCCAGCAGACGATGCACGCCGTGCGCGAGGCCCGCTTCGCGAACGCCTTCACCTTCCAGTACTCCAAGCGGCCCGGCACCCCCGCCGCCGACATGGACGGGCAGATCCCCAAGGAGGTCGTGCAGGACCGCTACATGCGCCTGGTCGCCCTCCAGGAGGAGATCTCCTGGGAGGAGAACAAGAAGCAGGTCGGCCGCACCCTGGAGGTCATGGTCGCGGAGGGCGAGGGCCGCAAGGACGGCGCCACGCACCGCCTGTCCGGCCGCGCCCCCGACAACCGCCTGGTCCACTTCACCAAGCCGGAGCAGGAGGTCCGCCCCGGCGACGTGGTCACCGTGGACATCACCTACGCCGCGCCGCACCACCTGCTGGCCGAGGGCCCGACGCTGATCGTGCGCCGCACCCGCGCCGGCGACGCCTGGGAGAAGCGCAACGCCGCCCCCGCCCAGCCGGCGGGCGTCATGCTCGGGATCCCGAAGCTGGGCGTCCCGGCGCCCCTGCCGGTCGTCACCTCCGGCTGCTCGGTGCCCACCTCCTCCTGA
- a CDS encoding maleylpyruvate isomerase family mycothiol-dependent enzyme — protein sequence MSRPTDRPNDRPTSRPTSRSTSPTSVHRRGIAAAVAAERRELADVLDALTPDQWDAPSLCAGWRVREVAAHLSLGFRTTLPGFAAELLRARGNLHRMTDRTARRDAAAFTARELAALLRENADHPWKPPAAGPTGALAHDVVHGLDITVALGHPRRVPADRLRLLLDAVTPRSLRFFGADLTGVQLCAQDLDWSHGEGTPVHGEAQDLLLVLFGRRLPPGRLNGGPEGHRVPPTLVA from the coding sequence ATGAGCCGACCCACCGACCGACCCAACGATCGACCGACCTCCCGACCGACCTCCCGATCCACCTCGCCCACCTCCGTGCACCGCCGTGGGATCGCCGCGGCCGTCGCCGCCGAACGCCGCGAGCTGGCCGACGTACTGGACGCCCTGACCCCGGACCAGTGGGACGCCCCCTCCCTCTGCGCCGGCTGGCGCGTCCGCGAGGTCGCCGCCCACCTGTCCCTCGGCTTCCGCACCACCCTCCCCGGCTTCGCCGCCGAACTGCTGCGCGCCCGCGGCAACCTGCACCGGATGACCGACCGCACGGCCCGCCGCGACGCCGCCGCCTTCACCGCGCGCGAGCTCGCCGCGCTGCTCCGCGAGAACGCCGACCACCCCTGGAAACCGCCCGCCGCCGGCCCCACCGGAGCCCTCGCCCACGACGTGGTCCACGGCCTCGACATCACCGTCGCCCTCGGCCACCCGCGCCGCGTCCCCGCAGACCGGCTGCGGCTCCTCCTCGACGCGGTCACCCCCCGGTCCCTGCGCTTCTTCGGCGCGGACCTGACCGGCGTCCAGCTGTGCGCGCAGGACCTGGACTGGTCCCACGGCGAGGGAACTCCCGTGCACGGGGAAGCCCAGGACCTGCTGCTCGTCCTCTTCGGCCGCCGCCTTCCCCCGGGTCGGCTGAACGGGGGACCGGAGGGCCACCGGGTACCGCCTACCCTTGTTGCATGA
- a CDS encoding LysR family transcriptional regulator, whose translation MELAQLRYFVAVVEEGGFTRAGARLHVSQPGVSAQVAQLERELGQRLLDRSGRRVTPTEAGRAVLTYARAVLAAVEGVRRTAEEFSGLLRGRVALGLVPGAAGAVVGGFDVVEVLGAFHDEHPGVEISLSEDTSERMLAALLRGELDLAVVGLSGEPPPDVSCQVVLDEPLVAAVRVDDPLVAAAVNGRIPLAALRGRSLIGLPRGTGLRGVLERACAQAGFAPRVDFEAAAPAVLVRLAARGLGVAVVPSGAESAAGQRAGVGNGNGNGNGNGLCALRITEPELSGRVALAWRTDGPSGPAARKLLGRLRSGAPGRPAP comes from the coding sequence ATGGAACTGGCTCAGCTGCGCTATTTCGTGGCCGTGGTGGAGGAGGGCGGCTTCACGCGGGCCGGGGCGCGGCTGCACGTGTCGCAGCCCGGGGTGAGCGCACAGGTCGCACAACTGGAACGCGAGCTCGGGCAGCGGCTGCTGGACCGGTCCGGGCGGCGGGTGACCCCGACGGAGGCGGGCCGGGCGGTGCTCACGTACGCGCGGGCCGTGCTCGCGGCGGTGGAGGGCGTGCGGCGGACGGCCGAGGAGTTCTCCGGCCTGCTGCGCGGGCGGGTGGCACTCGGGCTGGTACCGGGGGCGGCCGGGGCCGTGGTGGGCGGGTTCGACGTGGTGGAGGTGCTCGGGGCCTTCCACGACGAGCACCCCGGGGTGGAGATCTCGCTCTCCGAGGACACCTCTGAGCGGATGCTGGCCGCCCTGCTGCGCGGGGAGCTGGACCTGGCGGTGGTCGGCCTCTCGGGGGAACCGCCGCCGGACGTCTCCTGCCAGGTGGTCCTCGACGAACCCCTGGTCGCGGCGGTGCGGGTGGACGATCCGCTGGTGGCGGCCGCCGTGAACGGCCGGATCCCGCTGGCCGCACTGCGCGGGCGGTCCTTGATCGGTCTGCCGCGCGGGACCGGGCTGCGCGGGGTGCTGGAGCGGGCCTGTGCGCAGGCGGGCTTCGCCCCGCGGGTGGACTTCGAGGCGGCGGCGCCCGCCGTGCTGGTCCGGCTGGCCGCGCGGGGCTTGGGGGTGGCGGTGGTGCCGTCCGGGGCGGAGTCGGCAGCAGGCCAGCGTGCCGGCGTCGGCAACGGCAACGGCAACGGCAACGGCAACGGACTGTGCGCGCTGCGGATCACCGAGCCGGAACTGAGCGGGAGGGTCGCGCTGGCCTGGCGCACGGACGGACCGTCCGGGCCGGCCGCCCGCAAGCTGCTGGGAAGGCTCCGCTCGGGAGCCCCCGGACGGCCCGCGCCGTGA
- a CDS encoding TAXI family TRAP transporter solute-binding subunit has product MPLVPPRISRRHALRVLVAVLAVLGVLTWWLKPFGQPELEGELTFSTGARTGVYHRYGQLLEQALGRDMPGVDVLLQTSEGSQENLKRLATGEADFTVATADAVAKYQLDKKPGADRLRGVARLYDDYVQLVVPAGSPVQSARDLSGKRVAIGQPGSGVRLVSERLLKAAKIDPVLDITPVSIGIDTMPGELEAGRIDAFFWSGGLPTNAVKELSERFDIRLVPLGDLMEPLQESGSPARYYRTAVMPQDVYTRARNTSSVSTLAVPNLLVTTAGTDPQLTEQLTRTVILSRDLVGREVHAAQLVDLRTAIYTDPLDLHEGARRYYRSVKP; this is encoded by the coding sequence ATGCCTCTCGTACCGCCCCGGATCAGCAGGCGCCACGCCCTGCGGGTCCTGGTGGCGGTACTCGCCGTGCTCGGGGTCCTGACGTGGTGGCTCAAGCCCTTCGGGCAGCCGGAACTGGAAGGCGAGCTGACCTTCAGCACGGGCGCGCGAACCGGGGTCTACCACCGGTACGGGCAACTGCTGGAGCAGGCGCTGGGCCGGGACATGCCAGGAGTGGACGTGCTCCTGCAGACCAGCGAGGGCTCGCAGGAGAACCTGAAGCGGCTGGCCACCGGCGAGGCGGACTTCACGGTGGCGACGGCGGACGCGGTCGCCAAGTACCAGCTCGACAAGAAGCCCGGCGCGGACCGACTGCGCGGGGTCGCACGGCTGTACGACGACTACGTGCAGCTGGTGGTTCCGGCCGGCTCCCCGGTGCAGTCGGCCCGGGACCTGAGCGGCAAGCGGGTCGCGATCGGTCAGCCGGGCTCCGGCGTGCGGCTGGTCTCGGAGCGACTGTTGAAGGCGGCGAAGATCGACCCGGTTCTGGACATCACGCCGGTGTCGATCGGCATCGACACCATGCCGGGTGAGCTGGAGGCCGGCCGGATCGACGCGTTCTTCTGGTCCGGCGGCCTGCCGACGAACGCCGTGAAGGAGCTGTCGGAGCGCTTCGACATCCGGCTCGTACCGCTCGGTGACCTGATGGAACCGCTCCAGGAGAGCGGCAGCCCGGCACGCTACTACCGGACGGCCGTGATGCCGCAGGACGTCTACACGCGGGCGCGCAACACCAGCTCGGTATCGACCCTGGCCGTGCCGAACCTGCTGGTGACCACGGCGGGAACCGACCCGCAGCTCACCGAGCAGCTGACGCGGACGGTGATCCTCAGCCGCGACCTCGTCGGGCGCGAGGTGCACGCGGCGCAGCTCGTGGACCTGCGGACGGCGATCTACACCGACCCGCTGGACCTGCACGAAGGCGCACGCCGGTACTACCGGTCCGTCAAGCCCTGA